The nucleotide sequence tttaatACAACTAGTTAGTTAAAGAAAATCTGATAACAAGGGAATTCAACAAAATGCATTAATGCCACACTTGTAATTTGGACCTGTTACTTTTCAAATATCAAGGCAATAAAAATTCTTATATACgtccaaaaaatatttattttttctttgttgtgtACAATTTTTAGACAAACTAAACAAGTTGAAATATAATTTGAATACTCTTAACTACACGTGGCTCCGCTATTGATTCTCAACTTGAGCCTCATAGTCGATCAACGTGTCTGGCCCATACAAAACTAAGTTGACACATGtaaagttaaattaaaaatataactaagtgATGCTCGATCGAACATACCTGCTAGCTAAAAGAGCCCAAAAGAGACCAAGAAAACAAGCATAAGAATTGGGATTCTTAGCAAGTTTAATAAAAACAGCTTTCATCAGAGGCCGAAACGCTAAtgcaacattattattattattattattattattattccttattTGGGTGGAATTATTTCCTTCCAAGTCACCAACATTCCCCAATTCAACAGTATTATCACTTACATCATCGccaatattattcatttttgttttccaAAACTCAAGTGCATATAACAATGAAGTTAGCCATAACAAAGCTTGAATCACAGCTGCTTGAACAACAAGATCAACCCCTAAATCTCCATACATGGCCTTCATCAATGGGACCCCAACAACAAGTGTGTTGTTCAAAGTGGACAAAGAAAAAGTCGTTATGGACCAAGAAAAGCTCCCTTTTTTGTAAAAGTTAGCCCATAAGACGAGGAACAGAATCACTAAGGCTTTAGCGATTACGTCTCCGGTTAAAAAGCGGTAATTGAGGTTGTATGGATCGATATTAGCTATGaattggaaattgaaaaatggaagGATGAAGAAACAATTAAATCTATTGATGGTATCACATTGTTCTGGCTTGAACATGTGCCACCATTTCACTGAACCATAACCTAAAGTAAGTGCTACATATAATGGCATCATGGCCACCACCACCTTGTATATATCTTCCCAACCTatcatgtttaattaattttgtgAAAGAAGGTTTTGtgattttgttgattttggaGATTGTCATTTCATGGGTATATATAGAGAGCAAAGTTTGGAGTTTTTAACTCAAATGGTCCCTTATTTTGAAGATACGTTTGCCTCCATCCCTAGTATTTCTCAAAAACAAATATGAACCTATATGTTTATAAAACGAAGCACTTTTGGTCCAACTCACGGAACATTAACTCAACGAACCATTAAAACGAGCGAGTATATCATAAGACTTTTATAGAAAGTTATCTAGATTGAGATTTTCTTCACCAATGTCATTTTTCCCTCTAACACCTCTAatcacaaaaacaaaaataaagctCGATAAGAGAATCCtcacaattctttttttttttttttttttcttcaaagggTTTCATAGACGAAATAAATATTCAGTCtagtttctttttccttttaatcAAATGTTGAGTTCATTTTATTTCTCCTGATCGATTGGACTCTTTTCAATTATGATCATAGAAGGGATGAATTTGGGCAAAACACGCCGATTGCTACCATTATTTAGCTTTAACTTCAcatataaaaatacatgatattttcCTTAGTGTTTTAGATGATCCATTAAATTAGAGTTCCGTTAGTTGATGGACCAAAATGTTGAAATTATATGTGCTCAATTGGTGTCATGCTTAATCCCCTCCCCAACCCCCCACTCCACACACGAACTTGTTTTTGTTATGCATGCATATTGAACATTAATATTAGATCTAATGCAGTAAACAACTTTCATCATAACTTCCATGATTTTAGACCATGAGAATAGGGCCTTATTCGAACCGCATCACTCTTCTGATTGTTTAATTTGTTTGACTTggtgttttcatatgtttttaattattaattaagtaTTTTATAAGCAGGTCAAATTAGTTTCTTATAGTAAAACTTTGGATTGCGAATGTAAGAATTTTTCCTTCAAATACTCCATTAAAATGAAAGTATGTCTTTTTATAGGTCAACTAATCAAAGTGTGCACGCCTTCAAGATGCATCCTTTAAAcgaatataattttataaagccgtaactttttttttttttaagaatgcGTTTTTTTTGCTCATTGTTTGAAGGgtttattaaaaataatctttCCACATTCATAAGATAGAGGTAAAATTGTTTACACTAGCTCCGTCCTGTTCAGAGTACTCCATTTGTAAGATTTATTAAACTacatatgttattattattgttgtcctCCTTGGTCAATAAATCATGAGACCATAATTGACATTTAATGACatgaaatagaaaaatgaatCCCAAAATTTAGCTGAAAAGGGAGAAAGTAGTCTGAAGATGGGTGAACCTTTGGGAAATCCCCTCTGTTGCATTTCTCCTATCGATAACGTTTGTGGTGGGATGGACAAGATTCCTTTGCTCTTAATCAGAAGTCTCGAGTTTGAATCttgaacatgaaaaaaaatcttactatgaagcatttttctcataaatcaaaCTTTACAATGTGCAAATTTAAATTAGTTAGACTCCTTTCAGACACTAAataaaaaccaaaagaaaaactcacctgaaggagaaaaaaaaaaaagagagaaaaagaatccCGTAACTTAAAATGAAAGAGCTAGTAATATGTTCAGGGTTGTGAACCGTAGATCTCAAAAAGGCTTATTTTTAATTTCAGAACCCCCAACCCACCTAACCCCATCCCCCCCCCGCGAACCCACACCCACCCAcccactcaaaaaaaaaattaaaaaaaaaatagaagagaatatTACCATTAATTAGCTTTCCTGATATCTTAAAACGAAGATATCTATTATAACAAATTAAAAGACATTAATACTATGAAATTTTATCACATGATCAGTGTTTCTACGTTAAACTcatattttatttacaaaaatattcaGCTGGTGGCATCAGTAGATACAATAAATTTAACAATCAATTCAAATAACCACCCAAttcatcaaataatttttttttaatacatttcTATCCCAATTTATGCAAGCCGttctttttatgaaataaagttaatatatatatatatatatttcttcaaaTTGATGGATGAAATGAAATGTAATGTTGTGTCCTCCACTAAGCaatgttgttgctaatgatgaatTTAAAACAAAGATTAACACATCATAGAGCATTAAGTGGTCAAGAAAAGCCTGCAATTAGTGGATGGCTAAACATACTCGCACGTTGatccatctttacttgtccaGTATACTAAGTAGTTATTCAACTTTATTTGTtcagtttaaaaaaattaagaaataacttATCACTTTTTGTATGTTTGTTATTAACTATAGTCTTTGctaatgtattttttgaaagcattgagtttattatttacaatcaaaaggtgatataataaaattatctttttatttattatttcttaaaaattgTGTCAGGTCAAACATAAACCAGCAAAGATAAGCGAAGCCAATAGTTAAAAAGCTAGTAATTCCATCAAAACAATTTTTGAGAGAATCCAAGGGCGGAAAATGGTATTGGTTCTTAGAGAATCATGCCGTACTTAATATATTACAAGGTTACATCTTTtgatttatttaagaaaaatgaaaaaaaacgtTTTGCTAATTTGATGACTTAAGCATTTTTCATGTCAATACTATATACTATAAACCTTCTTGccatttgcatatatatataaaactatatATGGTTGACACTTGACATGGTTTAGACATGAAAATTGCTTAAGCTATCGAATTAGCAAAACAATTTCCTTGTTCTTCtcttaaataaatcaaaaaatgtgACCTTGTAGTACTGCATGGTTTGGACATGTCaccataaattacaaaaatatatgtcTGCATTTTTCGAAGATCCTACTatcttattataaaaaaaattaatgtaaaattTAATCCTTCAGTTACTAACGTACAAGAAGTAAGACATATAACCATTTAAACATTCAAATAACGAATAAACATATAAACTAACGGTGGTGGATGATAGTTGATACCAATAATAGCTAATTGATACGTTCTAGGTGCACGACCAATCGTAAGGTCTATTCCataagttgaaatttatagaCCTAAGGCAAATATTTAGCTTAAAAAAAGGcaacaaatgaataaaatcaCATCTTTTTAAGGACATTCCTATCCGAATTTATGCTAGCCATTCTTTATACgaaataaacaaaaaattgtATTTCTTCAAATTGATGGATGAAATGTAATATAATGCTGTGTTCTCACTAATTAATATTGTTGCTTATGATGAATTTAACAAAGATTAACACATCATAGAGCATTAAGTGGTGTAAAAAGGGCAGCAGTTAGTAATTAAAAAGTCATTAATTCCATCAAAACAATTTTTGAGAGAATCCAAGTGCGGAAAATGGTATTGATTCTTAGATTCTGGATTTTGATCCCAATTATTACTAGCATATTCCAAGTGTTTAGAAAGTGGCTCATCTTTAAAGAGGTTGATGGTATTATTATTAGGTCACAATTCTTCTCTAGCATGCGAATGCACTCACTGGTCACTTTCTGATCTTGTAATAATGGGGATTAgaaaatatcaagtcataattaaCAACCATaactaatatttaaaataattatcatgcTCAGTTAAGGTTTAGATTAAATAGTTaagtatactttttttttttgtatttgtatcaaaATACAACTACAAAATAAACGGAGAATATCAATTAAGCCCGTGGAAATGTTGGAAATTAAGGAACCTATGCTTAAAACACTTTGTTTTTCAAACCTTAGAACACATGCATATAGTATATAGTGTCCCGTCATTTAATTTGAAGTTGCATCTAAAAGTTATCTCTTCAGGTACAAGATATGCTGCTTTTTATAACATACAATATGCTAGTAATTTACTAGCTATATGTGAGATTTGTGAATCGATCAGTACCTACTGTACAATATTCTCATTCTATTATTAATAAAGATCAAGATCAGAGTATATATTTTTATGCTCAACTTTTTCGCACTTAGCCATATTGGCAAACACTCAACAAATCCTTCGCACTGAAAATGCATCTTTCATGCATATGACATAATTTCTTGTGGTTGGAACGTAATATTATTTACGTACGATGGAAATCAAGAATATTAATGAATTGAAGGGTGAACAAGCCTAAATCAATAAGTATAAATGAACCATTCTTTGATTGATGCTTATTGTTACTCGTGATGACATGATCAATTCTACACTAGATTTGGCCTATCCTACATTGTATTGTTTTCCCCGTTCTTAAATGCTTATCATATTttaaagagataatacatcaaaaccccctTAAACTTGTCTGTCCAatttactttaacacttaaacttaactttcatttatttactcTCCtaaacatctttaaagtgaattaattccAAACCTAATGTTGACgtgacatttaaaaaaaaagaaaaaaatgcgtgactttttttttaaatgcctactaattaattaattaattaatatatataacagaaaaaaaaatccCTCCTTCTACCCCCACCCCCATCTCACCCCACCCTAATTCTTTTCCCAAACCCGCCAACCACCACCGCCAGCCCCTTCCCCCCTCCAAAACCTAACCACAATTACTCCTCAAATTATCAAATTTGTCACCATCATTGAAGCATTTGAGTTTGCTGATTtgggatttatttttttaatgtttgggtggtttggacaattgtataaagttttggaatttttgttgttgtttggtttggAATTAAAGGTTTTACAGTTTACTTGGTATTGTATGGGTTGAAAccattttctttgtgatttttgtggGAAATCAAGTGAATTGAGAAATGGGTGTtgctccaaaaatatttttgatgggAAATGTAGTGAAAAGATAAACTCTTGTAAGACCGGATTGTTGATGAATTCGAActtagaagaggaaaaaaaatgatGGTTTATTGAAAATGGATGGTGAAAAGGAGTATGAAGAAGAGATACAAGGGGCGAGGTGGGGGTGGTGGGGCTTGAAGAagagggatcgtttggtagagtatattagaaaatataatacATACATTAGTTAATTTGTAttactagtaccttgtttggtacgtCTTTTtgtctatgtataactaatgcaagcattagttatacactctattgtgtattaaagtGTGTATTAGCAATACActttattttctatgtattagtaatacaaagacttttaacacgtgcattaacttattaaatgaccttaaaacccctcaatttccctctcaaaatattttacaatttcttttcccgccattttaattttCAACAGTGAattttctcaaaacatttcataattttttcccaccgttttaatttacaacaatgaatagttgatttaaataaccgcaacatatttttgctttgcttcaAAGATCCttaaaaggattaaaaaaaattcttgagacTATTCGTTAAGTttacatcttgtattttatttttgtttcgattATGTTAATCCGTCGGCGGCGTAACATTTCATGtgcaaagacgaaggtcttgcaTTTAATCCTAAATCTCTAtgtactagttcaacaatactaattatatttaaGATGACAAAAGAACTTTattgcaaaaaagtgtacaaaatcaaaaaaGGGTATTTTCGTAAACAAACACTTCTTTTACAGAAATtatgtaacatatattatttcttatacatcaaaccaaacaatgtataagaaataatatatgcataattaatacaaatattactaatGCGAGcgttactaatacactatattttacaTTGTTtatatacactctaccaaacgagcCCTTACTGTGTAATTATTAGTGTATCTAATTAGTGACCAATTCTATTCTGAGTGTTGGAGTTAAAATTAAATTAA is from Capsicum annuum cultivar UCD-10X-F1 unplaced genomic scaffold, UCD10Xv1.1 ctg3149, whole genome shotgun sequence and encodes:
- the LOC107840033 gene encoding auxin efflux carrier component 5; the encoded protein is MIGWEDIYKVVVAMMPLYVALTLGYGSVKWWHMFKPEQCDTINRFNCFFILPFFNFQFIANIDPYNLNYRFLTGDVIAKALVILFLVLWANFYKKGSFSWSITTFSLSTLNNTLVVGVPLMKAMYGDLGVDLVVQAAVIQALLWLTSLLYALEFWKTKMNNIGDDVSDNTVELGNVGDLEGNNSTQIRNNNNNNNNNNVALAFRPLMKAVFIKLAKNPNSYACFLGLFWALLASRWHFEMPSIIEGSILIMSKAGSGVAMFTMGLFMALQGKIIACGAALTIYAMILRFVVGPATMALGCVVLGLRGNVLHIAIIQSALPQAVTSFVYAQEYGLHAEVLSTAVIVGTIISLPLLIAYYAVLDILH